A window of the Pristiophorus japonicus isolate sPriJap1 chromosome 13, sPriJap1.hap1, whole genome shotgun sequence genome harbors these coding sequences:
- the LOC139278000 gene encoding fibroblast growth factor 19-like: MGSEAEEGSRLSLREAPSSTLPAPGLVFGMGASFIHLIFLLLHLAVFLGVSLVKSTPLVRTDSGAELERDWGQQVRFKHLYMEGNSKHLQINPDGHIDSSNSQTFYTLLEIKAVEPGHVVIRGVSTGRYLCMDTEGSIFGSTIYREDDCNFKEEQLQTFYNVYHSPRHKKVLSLSLEKRPFIPNRELPPLSMFLPRENELPITAHSRRNPEREVNDTDPFGMRSAQQASPKLSRSSRG; encoded by the exons ATGGGTTCGGAGGCGGAAGAAGGATCCCGGTTGTCTCTAAGAGAAGCTCCCAGCTCCACGCTCCCAGCTCCAGGTCTCGTGTTCGGGATGGGCGCCAGTTTTATCCACTTGATTTTCCTGCTGCTGCACCTCGCCGTCTTTCTCGGCGTTTCACTGGTCAAGTCAACTCCTCTAGTCAGGACAGATTCAGGAGCTGAACTGGAGCGGGACTGGGGCCAGCAGGTCCGATTCAAACACCTGTACATGGAAGGGAACAGCAAGCACTTGCAGATCAACCCTGACGGCCACATTGACAGCTCTAACTCCCAGACCTTTTACA CTCTGCTGGAGATCAAAGCAGTGGAACCGGGGCACGTGGTGATCAGAGGGGTAAGCACAGGACGGTACCTGTGCATGGACACCGAGGGCAGCATTTTTGGATCA ACGATCTACCGTGAGGATGACTgcaatttcaaagaggagcagttaCAGACATTTTATAACGTGTACCACTCCCCAAGGCACAAGAAGGTGTTGAGTCTGAGCCTAGAGAAGCGCCCATTCATCCCCAACAGAGAATTGCCTCCTCTTTCTATGTTTTTGCCTCGAGAAAACGAGTTGCCTATCACGGCGCATAGCAGGAGGAACCCTGAGAGAGAAGTTAACGACACAGACCCCTTTGGAATGAGATCCGCACAGCAGGCGAGTCCTAAGCTCTCCAGAAGCAGCAGAGGATAA